One segment of Thunnus thynnus chromosome 19, fThuThy2.1, whole genome shotgun sequence DNA contains the following:
- the zgc:86839 gene encoding cyclin-dependent kinases regulatory subunit 2-like: protein MSRNQIYYSDRYYDDYYEYRHVVLPREMAKCIPRSHLMSEDEWRQLGVQQSQGWIHYMIHEPEPHILLFRRPLPKH, encoded by the exons ATGTCCCGCAATCAGATTTACTACTCAGACAGGTACTATGACGACTACTATGAGTACAG ACATGTTGTTCTGCCTCGGGAAATGGCTAAATGTATTCCAAGATCCCACCTGATGTCTGAAGACGAGTGGAGACAACTGGGTGTACAGCAGTCCCAAGGATGGATCCACTACATGATCCACGAGCCAG AGCCCCATATCCTCCTGTTCAGAAGACCTCTACCAAAGCATTGA